Within Natator depressus isolate rNatDep1 chromosome 6, rNatDep2.hap1, whole genome shotgun sequence, the genomic segment cagatgcaggggagggaccaatCGGGGCTCTCTCTGAGCTGCAACTGTCTGCTGCAAAAAAAGGACTGGACCTCACTTTTAAATTGTTGTGATTCTCAGAACGCTGGGCGCAACTGACTGCGGGAAGAATCACGCGGAGCCTAAAACCAGCCCCTTGACCTATTCAGCCAGCCCCGCCCACTCTCTAgctgcaggccaggccaggccaggcagccAGAGCGAGAAGATGGAAgctggagagagagctgggaaaAGGCAAGTCTCCTTGGGCAAGgcagcctgcatcctcactgggGCATCCCGGGGCTTCGGCCGGTGcctggcactgctgctggccCCGCGGCTGGAGACTGGCTCCGTCCTGATCCCAGTGGCCCGATCCCAGGGGGGTTTGGCCGAGCTGGAGGCTGAGCTGCGGTCCAGTTTCCCCAGCTTGAAAGTGCATTCCGTGCAGGCCGATCTGAGCACGGAGGACGGGCTACAGCTGGTGCTCCGAGCAGTCCAGGACGAGCTGCCTGGAGTGGCTAATCTGGAGCGGCTCCTCATCATCAACAATGCAGGATCACTTGGAGACATTTCCAAATCCTTTGTGGATTTCACCAGCCCAGCCGAAGTCAACAGCTACTTTGCCCTCAATGTCACCTCGGCTCTTTGCCTCACATCCTCCATCCTGAAGGCCTTCCCAGGGCACCCTGGCTTGTGCAAGACTGTTGTGAATATCTCTTCACTATGTGCCCTGAAGCCCTTCAAGAGCTGGACGTTGTACTGCACGGGGAAGGCCTCGCGGGACATGATGTTCCAGGTGCTGGCACTTGAGAAGCCGGACGTCCGCGTTCTCAGCTATGCCCCAGGGCCTCTGGACACGGAAATGCAGCAGCTGGCCCGCACGAAGTCCGGAGACCCGGAAGTGCGGCAGCAGTTCCTCCGCATGAAGCAGAGCGGGCAGCTGCTGGACTGCAGCGTGTCCGCCCGAAAGCTAGTGACGCTGCTGCTGGAGGACACCTTCGCCTCTGGGGCGCACCTGGACTTCTATGAAGTCTAACCCGCCacgcttccccccaccccacacacgcGTCCGCGGCTGTGACCGAGCTGCCTATAAAATGGCCGCGGCTTGTGACTCTCCTTTCTA encodes:
- the SPR gene encoding sepiapterin reductase, translated to MEAGERAGKRQVSLGKAACILTGASRGFGRCLALLLAPRLETGSVLIPVARSQGGLAELEAELRSSFPSLKVHSVQADLSTEDGLQLVLRAVQDELPGVANLERLLIINNAGSLGDISKSFVDFTSPAEVNSYFALNVTSALCLTSSILKAFPGHPGLCKTVVNISSLCALKPFKSWTLYCTGKASRDMMFQVLALEKPDVRVLSYAPGPLDTEMQQLARTKSGDPEVRQQFLRMKQSGQLLDCSVSARKLVTLLLEDTFASGAHLDFYEV